In Vibrio coralliilyticus, the following are encoded in one genomic region:
- a CDS encoding AraC family transcriptional regulator — protein sequence MKPFIENIRHTSNFNWLVKHFRSPVPKLEYACAWHYHAEYELVLYLDPQRVFEGNYFAGDSIGKINHQSMFLYGPGLPHMLAGRLSGVEESAHHTVVIWLKHQWLERIQELIPEARELKRLLNDSAYGIEFSKEVAEKVSVLVDHFDDLPPQRQVLKVIDIIMLLLEDDNKRRLSASPYYLHQFKDDKESYLRIEEARKYIETHYHQPIKVSDLCQLLHMSESSIYRMYEKHYGVSFSEHLKQYRIGKACELLASSTKPVSLVAELTGFQNLSNFNRQFRAMKSTTPSAFRKQFKPV from the coding sequence TTGAAGCCATTTATCGAAAATATTCGTCATACATCCAATTTCAATTGGCTGGTAAAACACTTTCGCAGCCCAGTACCTAAGCTCGAATACGCCTGTGCTTGGCACTATCATGCAGAGTACGAACTGGTGTTATACCTTGATCCACAACGGGTATTCGAGGGCAATTATTTCGCAGGTGACAGCATTGGTAAAATCAACCATCAATCAATGTTTTTGTATGGCCCAGGGCTACCTCACATGCTCGCTGGTCGTTTATCGGGAGTAGAGGAAAGCGCGCACCACACCGTAGTAATATGGCTTAAACATCAGTGGCTTGAAAGGATACAAGAGCTGATCCCAGAAGCTCGCGAGTTAAAGCGATTGTTAAACGACTCAGCCTACGGGATCGAATTCAGTAAGGAAGTGGCTGAGAAAGTAAGTGTGCTTGTGGATCACTTTGATGATTTACCTCCACAGCGCCAAGTATTAAAGGTAATAGATATAATCATGCTGTTACTCGAAGATGACAACAAGCGTAGGTTGTCGGCGTCTCCTTATTATTTACACCAATTTAAAGATGACAAAGAGTCTTACCTGAGAATAGAAGAAGCTCGTAAGTACATCGAAACCCATTACCATCAGCCCATCAAAGTGTCTGACTTGTGTCAGCTTCTTCACATGAGCGAAAGTTCTATTTACCGTATGTACGAAAAACACTATGGCGTCAGCTTTTCAGAACACTTAAAGCAATATCGCATCGGCAAAGCATGTGAGTTATTAGCAAGCTCGACCAAGCCAGTTTCACTGGTTGCCGAACTAACAGGTTTTCAAAACCTTTCAAACTTTAACCGCCAATTTAGGGCAATGAAAAGCACAACGCCTTCTGC
- a CDS encoding sugar efflux transporter, whose amino-acid sequence MYKDQTAILFIITAFVSGLCGAFFYPLSSLFIVEALGASPMMLSAYMVTAVTSSVIVSQIIARYSDQGWQRKRILVTSLSCYFITVVSFIFIREYWLAILVVTLFGSVSGAAFGQLFALGREYGDSKFEDSTSFLSIMRAGIAIAWVFGPPIAFVLKAQFGFSASFAVSAIIVSVAIVVITRYLPSGVTKASGNERNSRLLGSSVNVLTVLYAFVVVFAFTANNLYIVSMPLYLSQEVKVEANWLGVLFGVAALCEIPVMFYAGRLAARYSAVRIMCVGLFSGCVFFLTMLMAVDKTTLILAQIFNGIFIGSCATLGMVVLQDMMRDRLGTASTLFSNLLNVSMLVASLAVGLVGEMYSYYSAFYVCLSAVVSALLLLVLFSYSTKRMQDRRFVAENTLGG is encoded by the coding sequence ATGTATAAAGATCAAACTGCGATATTATTTATTATTACTGCCTTTGTTTCAGGCTTATGCGGTGCCTTTTTTTATCCACTTTCAAGTTTGTTTATTGTTGAAGCATTAGGCGCCTCACCTATGATGTTATCAGCTTACATGGTGACAGCCGTGACAAGTTCAGTGATTGTGTCACAGATCATCGCTCGATATTCTGACCAAGGCTGGCAAAGAAAAAGAATTCTGGTGACCTCACTGAGCTGCTATTTCATTACGGTCGTCAGTTTTATTTTTATCAGAGAGTACTGGTTGGCCATCCTTGTTGTCACTTTGTTTGGTAGCGTGAGCGGTGCTGCATTTGGTCAACTGTTTGCCCTTGGAAGAGAATACGGTGATAGTAAATTCGAAGATAGCACTAGCTTTCTTTCTATCATGAGAGCCGGGATTGCCATCGCATGGGTATTCGGGCCTCCTATTGCTTTTGTTCTTAAAGCTCAGTTTGGATTTAGTGCTTCATTTGCTGTGTCCGCGATCATAGTGAGCGTTGCGATTGTTGTCATTACACGCTACCTGCCTAGTGGTGTTACAAAGGCTTCTGGGAATGAAAGAAATAGCAGGTTACTCGGCTCGTCAGTGAATGTTCTGACGGTGTTATACGCTTTTGTCGTGGTGTTCGCTTTTACAGCCAACAACCTATACATCGTTAGTATGCCTTTATACTTATCTCAAGAGGTCAAGGTCGAAGCGAACTGGTTGGGCGTACTATTTGGAGTTGCTGCCTTATGCGAAATACCAGTCATGTTCTATGCCGGAAGGTTGGCCGCCAGATATAGCGCGGTACGTATCATGTGTGTAGGGCTTTTTAGTGGATGTGTGTTTTTTCTGACGATGTTGATGGCGGTGGATAAAACCACGTTGATCTTAGCTCAGATATTCAATGGTATCTTTATTGGTAGTTGTGCGACATTAGGTATGGTCGTCTTACAAGATATGATGCGCGATAGATTGGGAACGGCATCGACGCTTTTTTCCAATTTGCTCAATGTGAGCATGTTAGTGGCTAGCTTAGCGGTTGGACTGGTTGGTGAAATGTATAGTTATTACAGTGCGTTCTATGTCTGTTTATCGGCTGTGGTGTCTGCTTTATTACTGCTTGTGTTGTTTTCGTATAGTACTAAAAGAATGCAAGATCGTCGGTTCGTTGCGGAGAACACGTTGGGTGGGTAA